One genomic region from Fictibacillus marinisediminis encodes:
- a CDS encoding GDSL-type esterase/lipase family protein, which translates to MKKNTLIIASCLIVLITGILFSITRLNLPSVLSSMTHYGKSEIKNDGKEFNIVALGDSLSYGAGNSGNSGYVGKVEERLENHMKSEITVKDYGVPDDTSALLLKRLKNEQLKSSIGSARMIFLNIGMNDYLNSLLLTKTHPDRKKEIIVKAQQNYQNNLKTAIKEMRKENPKAKIYLVGIYNPFTNRKDHLPESSLVQQWNKKAQVITAEQKNTRFINVEGVFSGKNKKAYFADELHPNKKGYALIGEEVYKRLELS; encoded by the coding sequence ATGAAAAAAAACACATTAATTATTGCATCCTGTCTGATCGTTTTAATCACAGGCATCCTTTTTTCCATCACAAGGCTTAATCTTCCTTCTGTTCTGTCCTCTATGACCCATTACGGAAAATCAGAAATAAAAAACGATGGCAAAGAATTTAATATTGTTGCATTGGGGGATTCATTATCATATGGTGCAGGAAATTCAGGCAACAGTGGTTATGTAGGAAAAGTGGAAGAACGACTTGAAAATCACATGAAAAGTGAGATTACAGTCAAGGATTACGGAGTTCCTGATGATACAAGCGCCTTATTGTTAAAGCGTTTAAAAAATGAACAGTTAAAGTCATCCATCGGTTCTGCCCGTATGATCTTTTTAAATATTGGTATGAATGATTACTTAAACAGCCTGCTCCTTACTAAAACCCACCCGGATCGAAAAAAAGAAATCATTGTAAAAGCACAGCAGAACTATCAAAATAATTTAAAAACGGCAATAAAAGAAATGAGAAAAGAAAATCCAAAAGCAAAAATATATCTGGTAGGCATTTATAACCCATTCACAAACCGCAAAGATCACCTCCCTGAAAGCAGTCTGGTTCAGCAATGGAACAAAAAGGCACAGGTAATAACGGCTGAACAGAAGAATACCCGGTTTATTAATGTAGAGGGCGTCTTCTCGGGGAAAAACAAAAAAGCTTATTTTGCAGACGAACTTCATCCTAATAAAAAAGGATATGCGTTAATCGGTGAAGAAGTTTATAAACGTTTAGAGTTAAGTTAA
- a CDS encoding STAS domain-containing protein: MNHLNNTQIKVGSAEFSWRPADGSFLFEGDDAILFWINSAFKTFLDTIEEVSGDESANVVLETTGYRMGIIVGEFFYNEGANPADVLNVLPGIYASAGWGTLEIEELDEKEKKAVLRMKNSWEYRINKLQKKKNHGTFIPGHWAGVLTGLFGENLWYRVTSSQLEGDEHCQFEFYPSLITVSENIHELSRRREQAEIFKLENIVEERTKELSDLLKVISSPIIPVLDHIVVIPLLGKYNEDRSKELLEKTINELPKYGADFLILDLTGLDEDISEYTISLFQQLIAATTLLGTKTIMVGISPALSIMMTNSNYHTSDIKSFANLKHGIHYALAERGQRII, translated from the coding sequence ATGAATCATTTAAATAATACACAGATTAAGGTGGGAAGTGCTGAATTCAGCTGGAGACCTGCTGATGGAAGCTTTTTATTCGAAGGGGATGATGCTATTCTCTTTTGGATTAATTCCGCTTTTAAAACATTTCTTGACACCATTGAAGAGGTATCCGGGGATGAGTCAGCTAATGTCGTACTTGAGACAACTGGATATCGGATGGGTATCATCGTTGGAGAATTCTTTTATAATGAGGGAGCCAATCCGGCAGATGTCTTGAATGTACTGCCAGGGATTTATGCTTCTGCCGGATGGGGAACCTTGGAGATCGAAGAGTTGGATGAAAAAGAGAAGAAAGCTGTTTTGCGGATGAAAAACAGTTGGGAATACCGGATCAATAAGCTGCAGAAAAAGAAGAATCATGGAACATTCATTCCTGGACACTGGGCAGGTGTACTAACCGGATTGTTTGGAGAGAACCTCTGGTATCGAGTGACTTCCAGCCAGCTGGAAGGTGATGAACATTGTCAGTTTGAATTCTATCCCTCATTAATCACCGTTTCTGAAAATATTCATGAACTTTCAAGAAGGAGAGAACAGGCTGAAATATTTAAGCTTGAAAATATAGTGGAAGAACGGACGAAAGAATTGTCCGATCTGCTAAAAGTTATTTCTTCACCTATCATTCCTGTTTTGGATCATATTGTGGTCATCCCATTATTGGGCAAGTATAACGAAGACCGTTCTAAAGAATTGCTTGAAAAAACCATCAATGAACTTCCGAAATATGGAGCTGATTTTTTAATCCTTGATCTTACGGGATTGGATGAGGACATTAGCGAGTATACAATTTCTCTGTTTCAGCAGCTCATTGCGGCTACGACATTGCTTGGCACAAAAACGATCATGGTAGGAATTTCACCGGCACTTAGTATAATGATGACAAATTCAAATTATCATACTTCGGATATAAAGTCCTTTGCTAATCTAAAGCATGGCATTCATTATGCCCTTGCTGAAAGAGGCCAAAGGATCATATAA
- a CDS encoding NupC/NupG family nucleoside CNT transporter, which translates to MKYLIFILGLAVVFLLAYAVSNNRKHIKFKPIIIMLVLQVLLTYILLNTGIGLVIIHGISNLFEKLLGYAADGVNFVFGGIANKGALPFFFNVLLPIVFISVLIGIAQHLRILPFIIKWIGFFLSKINGLGRLESYNAVASAVFGQSEVFISVKKLLGHMPRHRLYTLCTSAMSTVSASILGAYMTLIDPKYVVTALMLNLLGGFIIVNIINPYEVTAEEDIIEIQEEKQTFFEMLGEYILDGFKVAIIVGAMLIGFVALISAVNDVFNMVFGITFQKLLGYVFAPFAFIVGVPSSEIVKAGTIMATKLVSNEFVAMLDLAKIKGLSERTVGIVSVFLVSFANFSSIGIITGAVKGLHEQKGNEVAKFGLKLLYGATLVSLLSAAVAGIMI; encoded by the coding sequence TTGAAATATCTTATTTTTATTTTAGGGCTTGCTGTTGTATTTTTGCTTGCTTATGCCGTCAGCAATAATAGAAAGCATATCAAGTTTAAACCTATTATTATCATGCTTGTACTTCAGGTCCTGCTGACTTATATCCTGCTCAATACAGGGATTGGTTTAGTAATTATCCATGGTATCTCTAATCTTTTTGAAAAGCTGCTCGGGTATGCAGCAGACGGTGTAAACTTTGTTTTTGGCGGAATTGCAAACAAAGGGGCTTTGCCATTCTTCTTTAATGTTCTCCTGCCGATTGTATTTATATCCGTTCTGATCGGAATTGCACAGCACTTAAGAATTCTGCCTTTCATCATAAAATGGATCGGATTTTTTCTAAGCAAGATCAATGGTTTAGGGCGTTTGGAATCCTATAACGCAGTGGCTTCAGCAGTCTTCGGACAATCGGAAGTTTTTATTTCGGTTAAAAAGCTGCTTGGCCATATGCCAAGGCATCGTCTGTACACGCTGTGTACGTCTGCGATGTCCACAGTATCAGCATCCATACTTGGTGCATATATGACCCTGATTGATCCGAAGTATGTTGTGACGGCCTTAATGCTTAATCTTCTTGGAGGATTCATCATTGTAAATATCATTAACCCTTATGAAGTAACAGCAGAAGAGGATATTATCGAGATTCAGGAAGAAAAGCAAACCTTTTTTGAAATGCTGGGGGAGTATATACTGGACGGGTTTAAAGTAGCAATTATTGTGGGAGCGATGCTGATTGGTTTTGTGGCGCTGATCAGTGCCGTTAATGATGTTTTCAATATGGTGTTCGGCATAACGTTTCAAAAGCTTCTCGGATATGTGTTCGCTCCGTTCGCCTTTATTGTCGGTGTTCCTTCTTCTGAAATTGTAAAAGCAGGAACGATTATGGCAACAAAGCTTGTATCCAATGAGTTTGTAGCAATGCTTGACCTCGCCAAAATTAAAGGACTTTCAGAGCGTACCGTTGGTATTGTATCGGTATTTCTCGTTTCTTTTGCCAACTTTTCTTCAATCGGAATCATAACGGGTGCGGTAAAAGGCCTTCATGAACAAAAAGGGAACGAAGTAGCAAAATTCGGACTGAAATTGCTGTATGGAGCCACACTCGTCAGCTTGTTATCAGCAGCAGTCGCAGGGATCATGATCTAG